Proteins encoded by one window of Mesorhizobium sp. INR15:
- a CDS encoding FMN-binding negative transcriptional regulator — translation MYSKPEFAPLSREAVFDLIEAAAFATVVTSGPQGLVASHLPFVLDRDRGSNGTLISHLARQNPHSALIAEGRETIAVFQGPHGYISPSWYPRNPVRDSAPTWNFAVVHCHGRPVPLDDHATARHLLRLVDVLEKDREDRWRMRELGPGGMERRMPHIIGFDLPIDRIEAKFKMGQDERLYDTLGAIEKLEHGDPALATMMQGHNAHRKD, via the coding sequence ATGTACAGCAAGCCAGAATTCGCGCCGCTGTCGCGCGAGGCGGTGTTCGATCTGATCGAGGCGGCGGCCTTCGCCACCGTCGTGACCTCGGGACCGCAAGGCCTTGTCGCCTCGCATCTGCCTTTCGTGCTCGACCGGGACAGGGGCTCGAACGGCACCCTGATCTCGCATCTTGCCAGGCAGAATCCGCACAGCGCGCTGATCGCCGAGGGCAGGGAGACCATCGCGGTCTTCCAGGGGCCGCATGGCTATATCTCGCCGTCCTGGTACCCGCGCAACCCGGTGCGCGACAGCGCGCCGACCTGGAATTTCGCTGTCGTTCATTGCCATGGCAGGCCGGTGCCGCTCGATGATCACGCCACGGCACGGCATCTGCTCAGGCTTGTTGATGTTCTGGAGAAAGACCGTGAAGACCGCTGGCGTATGCGCGAGCTCGGTCCTGGCGGTATGGAACGGCGCATGCCCCACATAATCGGCTTCGACCTGCCGATCGACCGGATCGAGGCGAAGTTCAAGATGGGGCAGGATGAGCGGCTCTACGACACCCTGGGCGCCATCGAGAAGCTGGAACACGGCGATCCGGCTTTGGCAACGATGATGCAGGGGCACAACGCGCATCGCAAAGACTGA